In one Lysobacter alkalisoli genomic region, the following are encoded:
- a CDS encoding DUF4097 family beta strand repeat-containing protein gives MFHAIAPAAITRRTTARTLTLAFALLALPALAATPIDETRPLDPRGRVEIDNLKGSIDVQAWDRNEVKITGTLGEGVEKLDVSGTPSRLKIKVQYPNRGKVGLFGGSDRAEPSQLLLMVPLRADLEIDSVSADIKVSGVAPSELSIDTVSGDVDVAGAPDSIDVDSVSGDITLVVNSRKADVETVSGDIRLRGRLDGEVSIETVSGDAEVRVLESSLRRLTGSTVSGDIDASTALAGNGRIKLETVSGDVDLRMPRNLSASVRGKSFSGSLRAPGADILRPRHGPGASFTHTYGDGSGEIVVETFSGDFTLRVE, from the coding sequence ATGTTCCACGCCATCGCTCCAGCCGCCATCACTCGGCGCACCACCGCTCGCACCCTGACCCTGGCCTTTGCCCTGCTGGCTCTGCCGGCATTGGCTGCGACCCCGATCGACGAGACCCGCCCGCTGGATCCGCGTGGCCGGGTCGAGATCGACAACCTCAAGGGCAGCATCGATGTCCAGGCCTGGGATCGCAACGAGGTGAAGATCACCGGCACCCTGGGCGAGGGCGTCGAGAAACTCGACGTGTCCGGCACCCCGAGCCGCCTGAAGATCAAGGTCCAATATCCCAATCGCGGCAAAGTCGGGCTGTTCGGCGGCAGCGACCGCGCCGAGCCCAGCCAGCTGCTGCTGATGGTGCCCCTGCGGGCCGATCTCGAAATCGATTCGGTGTCCGCCGACATCAAGGTCAGCGGCGTCGCGCCGTCGGAACTGTCGATCGACACCGTGAGTGGCGACGTCGACGTCGCCGGCGCCCCGGACTCGATCGATGTCGACAGCGTCAGCGGTGACATCACCCTCGTCGTCAACAGCCGCAAGGCGGATGTGGAGACCGTCAGCGGCGACATCCGCCTGCGCGGCCGCCTCGATGGCGAGGTATCGATCGAGACCGTGTCCGGCGACGCCGAGGTTCGCGTACTCGAATCCAGCCTGCGGCGTCTGACCGGCTCGACGGTATCCGGCGACATCGATGCCAGCACCGCGCTGGCCGGCAACGGCCGGATCAAGCTGGAAACGGTCAGCGGCGACGTCGACCTGCGCATGCCGCGCAATCTGTCGGCCAGCGTGCGTGGCAAGAGCTTCAGCGGCAGCCTGCGCGCGCCCGGCGCCGACATCCTGCGCCCCAGGCACGGCCCGGGCGCCAGCTTCACCCACACCTATGGCGACGGCAGCGGCGAAATCGTCGTCGAAACCTTCTCCGGCGACTTCACCCTGCGGGTGGAGTGA
- a CDS encoding tail fiber domain-containing protein: protein MAIETIDYRFVLRRGLAAEWTAQNGVLFEGEFGLELDTGKLKIGDGSTPWNSLPYAVVAAAADQTGIAGAKEWVGEHTFTRDLRINAGASTARILFSANAGLFTDLTFETSGVARWVVRKTNAAETGSDAGSHFIIRRFTDAGAPNGTPLEIRRDTGDMIWSGAFYPNSDNAFDFGKAGNRIKEYWGVNATINTSDARLKSTPRYLTQNEIKAAQEIARLPMVWQWLSAIQEKGPDARLHCGPTVQAVMAIMQAHDIDPFRWGAICYDEWPEQQEIIESWEDEYDEEGRLVRKAGSAVVQEYRPAGNCYSLRPVELLWFTMAGKAAADDALDARVTALEG from the coding sequence ATGGCCATCGAAACGATCGACTACCGCTTCGTCCTGCGCCGCGGCCTGGCCGCCGAGTGGACCGCCCAGAACGGCGTGCTGTTCGAGGGTGAGTTTGGCCTTGAGCTGGACACCGGCAAGCTCAAGATCGGCGACGGGAGCACCCCGTGGAACAGCCTGCCGTATGCGGTGGTGGCGGCTGCGGCCGATCAGACCGGCATTGCCGGCGCCAAGGAGTGGGTGGGCGAACATACGTTTACACGAGACCTTAGAATTAATGCAGGGGCCAGCACTGCGCGCATTCTATTCTCAGCAAATGCTGGTTTATTTACCGACCTTACGTTTGAAACTTCGGGGGTTGCTCGGTGGGTCGTTAGAAAGACGAACGCAGCAGAAACCGGTAGCGATGCAGGTTCGCATTTCATAATAAGGCGCTTCACCGATGCCGGCGCACCTAATGGCACTCCGCTTGAAATCAGACGAGACACGGGTGACATGATTTGGTCGGGGGCCTTCTACCCAAACTCTGATAACGCATTCGATTTTGGCAAGGCTGGCAACAGGATCAAAGAATACTGGGGGGTTAATGCGACTATCAACACGTCAGATGCAAGATTGAAGTCCACACCCAGGTATCTAACGCAAAACGAAATCAAAGCAGCGCAAGAAATAGCTCGCCTACCGATGGTATGGCAATGGCTTTCCGCTATTCAAGAAAAGGGACCGGACGCCCGCCTGCATTGCGGTCCGACGGTGCAAGCCGTAATGGCAATCATGCAAGCGCACGACATCGACCCGTTCCGGTGGGGAGCTATCTGCTACGACGAGTGGCCCGAGCAGCAAGAGATCATCGAGTCGTGGGAAGACGAGTACGACGAAGAGGGGCGCTTGGTCCGTAAAGCGGGTAGTGCGGTGGTGCAGGAATACCGTCCCGCAGGTAACTGCTACAGCCTGCGTCCTGTCGAACTGCTGTGGTTCACAATGGCGGGTAAGGCAGCGGCGGATGATGCCCTTGATGCCCGGGTGACGGCGTTGGAGGGGTAG
- a CDS encoding phage BR0599 family protein, whose protein sequence is MSLFARHVELIEFFRNSRFWRYTSGNRIYTAVGQDYLPYAIDTGRTMQSAEENRNNREIKAPVTLPFLDIWRPYPPMERIHVTIKRVKASDGSIERSWTGIVADVKETAFEATIRCQTLIAAAHGMGLRRNWQVPCPFATYGAQCGVPLEDFRVPASLTLVDGVTVQAAAFAAFPDGWFNGGFIRWQASAFETERRFVVTHSGDTLTLLTPMPGGVTAVDAFPGDDHSLQTCDEKFNNAVRYGGQHTIPEKNPFGSDPVF, encoded by the coding sequence CGTGGAGCTGATCGAGTTCTTCCGAAACTCGCGCTTCTGGCGCTACACCAGCGGCAATCGCATCTACACCGCAGTAGGTCAGGACTACCTGCCATACGCCATCGACACCGGCCGCACCATGCAGTCGGCCGAGGAGAACCGGAACAACCGCGAGATCAAGGCACCGGTGACGCTGCCGTTCCTCGACATCTGGCGGCCTTACCCGCCTATGGAACGGATCCACGTCACTATCAAGCGCGTGAAGGCCAGCGACGGCAGCATCGAGCGCAGTTGGACCGGCATCGTCGCCGACGTGAAGGAGACGGCGTTCGAGGCCACGATCCGCTGCCAGACCTTGATTGCCGCCGCCCATGGAATGGGCCTGCGGCGCAACTGGCAGGTGCCGTGCCCGTTCGCCACGTACGGCGCGCAGTGCGGTGTGCCGCTGGAGGACTTCCGCGTCCCGGCCAGCCTGACCCTGGTCGACGGCGTCACCGTGCAGGCGGCGGCCTTTGCCGCGTTCCCAGACGGGTGGTTCAACGGCGGATTCATTCGCTGGCAGGCCAGCGCGTTCGAGACCGAGCGCCGTTTTGTCGTGACCCACTCGGGCGACACGCTGACCCTGCTCACGCCGATGCCGGGTGGCGTCACGGCGGTAGACGCCTTCCCCGGCGACGACCACTCGCTGCAGACATGCGACGAGAAGTTCAACAACGCCGTCAGATACGGCGGCCAGCACACGATCCCCGAAAAAAACCCGTTCGGTTCGGACCCGGTGTTCTAG